A single region of the Variovorax terrae genome encodes:
- the atpB gene encoding F0F1 ATP synthase subunit A: MAAENAAENLAHAGPTAGEYIAHHLTHLQNKPMQGVVDFTVFNLDSIFWAVLLGVVGSLLLWKAAKSATAGVPGRFQAAVEILVEMVDSQAKGIIHNANSRKLVAPLALAVFVWIFLMNAMDLLPVDLLPKVWGLFYGAAGHDPHHAYLRVVPTADLSTTLGLSVSVLLVCLVYNIKIKGLGGWLHEMVSAPFGGHPILWPFNFVFQIIEFIAKTVSHGMRLFGNMYAGELVFMLIALMGGAAAASLSGVLLPIGQIIAGTVWAIFHILIITLQAFIFMMLALVYVGQAHDAH, encoded by the coding sequence ATGGCTGCTGAAAACGCTGCAGAGAATTTGGCCCACGCAGGCCCGACCGCCGGTGAGTACATCGCTCACCACCTGACGCATCTGCAGAACAAGCCGATGCAGGGCGTTGTCGATTTCACGGTCTTCAACCTCGATTCGATCTTCTGGGCCGTGCTGCTGGGCGTCGTCGGCAGCCTGCTGCTGTGGAAAGCCGCCAAGTCCGCCACCGCGGGCGTGCCGGGCCGCTTCCAGGCCGCCGTGGAAATCCTGGTCGAGATGGTCGACAGCCAGGCCAAGGGCATCATCCACAACGCCAACAGCCGCAAGCTGGTGGCCCCGCTGGCGCTGGCCGTGTTCGTCTGGATCTTCCTGATGAACGCCATGGACCTGCTGCCGGTGGACCTGCTGCCCAAGGTCTGGGGGCTGTTCTATGGCGCCGCTGGCCACGACCCCCACCATGCCTACCTGCGCGTCGTGCCCACGGCCGACCTGTCGACCACGCTGGGCCTGTCGGTCTCGGTGCTGCTGGTCTGCCTGGTCTACAACATCAAGATCAAGGGCCTGGGCGGCTGGCTGCACGAAATGGTGTCCGCTCCGTTCGGCGGCCACCCGATCCTCTGGCCGTTCAACTTCGTGTTCCAGATCATCGAATTCATCGCCAAGACCGTCTCGCACGGCATGCGACTGTTCGGCAACATGTACGCCGGCGAGCTGGTGTTCATGCTGATCGCCCTCATGGGCGGCGCCGCCGCCGCGTCGCTGTCGGGCGTGCTGCTGCCGATCGGCCAGATCATCGCCGGCACCGTCTGGGCGATCTTCCACATCCTGATCATCACCCTGCAGGCCTTCATCTTCATGATGCTGGCGCTGGTGTATGTCGGCC